From the Kribbella sp. CA-293567 genome, the window CTGGATCTGCCAGCCGGCCGGGTCGCTGTGCTACGAGTGGCTGATCCGCACGATGCGCAAGGCCGAGGTCGAACCAGAGGTCGCCTACTCGATCGCGGAGTACCAGACCCATCTCGCACTACTTGCCCAAGGCATCGGAATCGGCCTGCTGCCCCGCCTCGGCCGCGGCCCGCTGCCCGACGGCGTGATCGCGATCCCGCTCCACCCCGCCCCCAGCCGCCGCCTGTACGCCGTCTGGCGCACCGCCAGCTCCCGTCGCCCTGCCATCGCGGTCACTCTCAGCGCCATCAAAGCCGCTTGGCCCTCCCGCGACACGGCTTGAGACTGCAACGCGTTCCACCCCACGGGACTTATCCCGGTCACCCTTGGCGACCGATTGACAGCGTCCTGCATCGAGGCTAAATTCCCCGGAACTCTATTAGGAAACTTTCCTAATAGGACCCCTTCTCGTCCCGCCCCTGACGCAGTAGGAGGCTTCGCATGATCCGCCCCCGTTGGTTCGCCCTGGTTCCGGGCGTCGCGCTCGCCGCGACCGCCCTGGTCACCACCAGCGCCAGTACCAGTACCGCCGCCCCGGTTCGCTACGAGTCCGAATCGGCCGCCATCTCCCAAGGACTCGTCGAGTCGAACCACGCCGGCTTCACCGGCTCCGGGTTCGTCAACTTCGACAACGTCGCCGGCAGTTCGGTGGAGTACACCGTGACCGCCCCGGCCGCCGGTCAGTACGCACTGACCTTCCGCTACGCCAACGGAACGACGGTCAACCGCCCGGTCGACGTCACCGTGAACAACGCTCTCGCCGCCGACGACCTGGGCTTCCAGGGCACCGGCGCGTGGACGGCGTACCAGACCGTCACCACCACCGCGACCCTCGTGGCCGGCACCAACAAGATCAAGACCACCGCGGTCACCGCGAACGGCGGCCCGAACGCCGACTCGCTGACCGTGGACGCCGTCCAGGGCCCCGGCCCCGGCGCCACCCCGGTCTCGATCAACGGCCAACTGAAGGTCTGCGGCGTCAAGCTGTGCAACCAGTACAACAAGCCGATCCAGCTGCGCGGGATGAGCACGCACGGCATCCAGTGGTACGCCAACTGCGTCAAGACCGCTTCGCTGGACGCGCTCGCCACCGACTGGAACGCCGACATCCTGCGGATCGCGATGTACATCCAGGAGGGTGGCTACGAGACCAACCCGCGCAAGTTCACCGACCTGGTGCACGGCTACATCGAGGAGGCCACCAAGCGCGGGATGTACGCGCTGGTCGACTGGCACCAGCTCACTCCCGGTGACCCGAACGCGAACCTGGCCAACGCGAAGACGTTCTTCACCGAGATCGCCGAGCGGCACAAGGACAAGAAGAACATCATCTACGACATCGCCAACGAGCCGAACAACGTCTCCTGGGCCGCGATCAAGTCGTACGCCGAGCAGATGATCCCGGTGATCCGGGCCAAGGACTCCGACGCCGTCGTCTTCGTCGGCACCCACGGCTGGGGCTCGCTCGGCATCTCCGACGGCCGGACCGAGGCCGACGTGATCAACAACCCGATCAACGCCACCAACTTCATGTACACGTTCCACTTCTACGCCGCGTCGCACAAGACGGAGTACTTCAACGCCCTGTCCCGCGCCGCCGACAAGATTCCGCTGTTCATCACCGAGTTCGGCACCCAGACCGCCAGCGGTGACGGCACCAACGACTTCACCAACTCGCAGAAGTACCTGGACTTCCTGGCCGCCAAGAAGATCGGCTGGACCAACTGGAACTTCTCCGACGACTTCCGCTCCGGCGCGGTCTTCAAGGAAGGCACCTGCGCCGGGAACAACTTCACCGGTACGTCGGTCCTGAAGCCGGCCGGAGTCTGGATCCGCGACCGGATCCGCACCCCGGACGACTTCCCGACCAGCTAGCGGTTCCCCGGGCCGGCGCTACCGCCCCAGCGCCGGCCCGGCCTGCTCTATGCTGGACCTGTTTCCCCTGTGTACGACGCACCGCCCCCTCCGTCGTCCACCCGAAAGGCCCCAGCTCATGGGACTCACGAAGTTCTTCCTGCCCGCCGTCCTGATCGCGGGTCTGCTTCCCGCGACCACGGCCTCCCCCGCCGCGGCGGCCCCGGTCCGCTACCAGGCAGAGTCGGCCACCATCTCCCAAGGCCTGGTCGAGTCCAACCACGCGGGCTTCACCGGCACCGGCTTCGTCAACGCCGACAACGTGGTCGGCAGCTACGTCCAGTGGAGCGTCCCCGCCTCGGCAGCCGGTCAGGCCACCCTCACGTTCCGGTTCGCGAACGGTACGACGGCCAACCGGTCCGGTGACATCACCGTCAACGGCGCCCTGGTCTCCGACGAACTCGCCTTCAACGGCACCGGTGCCTGGACCACCTGGCAGGACCGTGTCATCACGGTGAACCTCGCCGCCGGCACCAACACGATCCGGGCCACCTCCACCACCGCCGCCGGCCTGCCCAACCTGGACGCCCTGGACGTGGACACCGCGCCCGCCCCGGTCCGCGGTACGCCGCAGACCCCGACGGACGTCACCACCGGCCTCGCGTTGCCCTGGGCAACTTCTTTCCTGCCCGACGGACAGTCCGCCCTGCTGACCGAGCGGAACAGCTTCCGGGTCTCCCGGGTCACCCTGAACGGCACCCGGACCACGGTCGGTACGGTCCCGAACAGCGTCACCACCAACGGTGAGGGCGGCCTGATGGGCGTCGCGGTGTCACCGACCTGGAACGGCACCAGCGACCAGGCCGTCTACTTCTTCCATACCTCCAACGACGGCGGCCAGACCCAGAACCGGATCGTCCGGATGAACTTCAACGGCACCGCGCTGTCGAACCGGACCGTCATCGTCTCGGGCATCCGCAGCAACACCTTCCACAACGGCGGCCAGCTCAAGTTCGGCCCCGACGGCTACCTGTACGCCGGAACCGGTGACGCCCAGGACACCTCCACCTCGCAGAACAACAACTCGCTCAACGGCAAGATCCTCCGCTTCACCACCAGCGGCGCGGCCGCTCCGGGCAACCCGTTCGGCACGCTGGTCTTCTCCAAGGGCCACCGCAACCCGCAGGGTCTCGCGTGGGACTCGGCCGGGCGGATGTGGTCGGCCGAGCTCGGTGACACCCAGGTGGACGAGCTGAACCTGATCATCAGCGGCCACAACTACGGCTGGCCGACCTGCCAGGGCAACTGCAGCACGCCTGGCATGGACAACCCGAAGCGCACCTGGACGACGGCCGAAGCCTCGCCGAGCAGCCTGGCCATCGTCAACGACACCGCGTACGTCGCGGCCCTGCGTGGCCAGCGGCTGTGGCGCGTGGAGCTCAACGGCACCAGCGCCGGCGCGACCCAGGCCTACTTCACCAACACCTACGGAAGGCTCCGCTCGATCGTCAAGGTCCCCGGCGCCAACACCATCTGGATCAGCACCTCCAACACCACCAACGACCGGCTGCTGCGGTCCGAGATCCGCTGACCCGCCTCTTTGCCAAGGGCAACTATTTGGAGCCGGCCGCCCAGTGCGGAGGACGCGTGACCGACGAAGGGAGCTTGGTCTTGGCGTCACCTCGGGCCGCGTTGACCTGCGACTGGGTCAGGAAGAGCGCGCCGGTGAGGTCGGCCCCTTCCAGCCGGGCGTCACGAAGGTCGGCACCGATCAGATCCGCTCGCCGCAGGTCGGAGCCGCGGAGGTCTGCGGCGATCAGGTAAGCGCCCCGAAGATTCGCGGCACTGAGGTCCGCGCCGCGGAGTTTGGCCCCGAAAAGGTCAGCTCCGCGGCGTTCCTTGTTCCTGCTCTGCTTGCCGCGGACCAATGCGCTGGTTCGCAGCAGCAGCTCGTTCACCTTGGCTCGCTCGCCGGGCAGGTCGACGGAGGTGATGTCCGGCTGGCCGGTCAGCTTCTCGATCCGGTCGCTCGCCGCCCGCAACTGCGGATGGATGGCGCTGGTCTGCTCGAGCTCCAACGCTTCGGCGAGGTACCAGAGCAGCTCGTGCAGCTGCCGCATGATCGGCAGCGCCTCGAACATCTGCCGGCCGGGCTGCTCCCGCCAACTCTTGCCCGCCGCTCGGGAGATCTTCTGGCCGGCACCGAAACAGTCGTAGACCGTGCAGCCCTGGAAGCCGCTGGTCCGGAGCTTCTGGTGGATGCCGCAGCGGAAGCCTTCGTCCAGGTTCGGGCAGGGCTCGCCCGCGGCCTTGTCGATCGCGAAGTCGGCCGACTTCGCGAAGGTCAGGGCGACGCAGCACAGGCCGAAGCAGCTGCCGCAGTCCGCTCTGAGATCGGCTCTCAGCACACCGTCAGTTCTGCTCGGCGGCGGTCTGGCCGGTCCGGCGCCAGCGGATGCCGGCCTCGATGAACTCGTCGATCTCGCCGTCGAAGACACCACTGGTGTTCCCGGACTCGTACAGGGTCCGGAGGTCCTTGACCATCTGGTACGGGTGCAGGACGTAGGAGCGCATCTGGTCGCCCCACGAGCCCTGCACGTCGCCACGCAGCGAGTCGATCTCGGCCCGCTCCTCGGCCTTCTTCAGTGCCAGCAGCTTGGCCTTCAGGATCACCATCGCGGAGGCCTTGTTCTGCAGCTGCGACTTCTCGTTCTGGCAGGAGACCACGGTGCCGGTCGGAATGTGGGTCAGCCGGACCGCCGAGTCGGTGGTGTTGACGCTCTGACCACCCGGACCGGACGACCGGTAGACGTCGATCCGCAGTTCCTCGTCCGGGATCTCGATCTCGTCGGTCTGCTCCAGCACCGGGACCACCTCGACGGCGGCGAACGAGGTCTGCCGGCGGCCCTGGTTGTCGAACGGCGAGATCCGGACCAGCCGGTGGGTACCGGTCTCGATGCTCAGCGTGCCGTACGCGTACGGCGCCTTGATGCCGAACGTGGTCGACTTGAGCCCGGCCTCTTCGGCGTACGACGTGTCGTAGACCTCCGTGCCGTAGCCGTGCCGCTCGGCCCAGCGCAGGTACATCCGCTGCAGCATCTCGGCGAAGTCGGCGGCGTCGACGCCCCCCGCGCCGGAGCGGATCGTGACGAGCGCCTCGCGTACGTCGTACTCGCCGGACAGCAGGGTGCGGACCTCGAGGGACTGGACCGCCTTGGCCAGCGAGCCGATCTCCTTCTCCGCCTCTGCCAGGGTGTCCGCGTCGTTCTCCTCGCGGCCCATCTCGACCATGATGTCCAGGTCGTCGATCCGGCCGCGCAGGGTGGTGACCCGGTCGAGGTCGGCCTCCAGCCGCGACAGCTTCGAGGTCACCTTCTGGGCGTTCGCCTGGTCGTTCCACAGGTCGGGTGCCGCGACCTGCTCTCCGAGGTCGGCAATCTCTCGGCGCATGCCCTCCAGATCGAGAACTTTCTCGATCGAGGTCAGGGTCGCGTCGAGTTGCTTCAGGTCAGCGTCGAAATCAGGTCCAGCCACAACCAAGGAGCGTACCTGCTCACCGTGGCACCCCGGGAATCCAACTCTCCAGCCGCGTCCTCGCGGCCCTGCTCACCGCCTGGTGTCCGGAGGCCCGGACCGCGCTTCAGTACGCGGAAGACCACTTGTAGTCACTCCGCTACTGGAGCCGATCCACGCGCCGCGACGGAGCCTGGAGGGCTACGGGAGAATCGAGTCGATGTAGCCCCCGTCGACGCGAATGGCGCCACCGGTGGTGGCCGAGGCCAGGCCGGAGCTCAGGTAGACGACCATGTTGCCGATCTCCGGCGGCTCGATCAGGCGCTGGATCAGCGAGTACGGCCGGTGCTCCTTCATGAACTGACGCTGTGCCTCGTCCCAGGGCAGATCGTCCCCGACCAGTTCGCCGACGAACTCCTCCACGCCGGGAGTGTGCGTCGGGCCCGCCATCACCGAGTTCACCGTCACACCGGTGCCGGCCGCCGCTTTCGCGAATCCCCGCGTCACCGCGAGCAGCGCGGTCTTCGTCACGCCGTAGTGGACCATCTCGAGCGGCGTCACCACCGCCGAGTCACTCGCGATGTTCATCACCCGCCCGAACCCACGCTCCATCATCCCCGGCAGATAGTGCCGGATCAGCCGAACCGCCGACAGCACGTTCACCTCGAAGTACCGTCGCCACTCGTCGTCATCGATCTCCAGCACCGGCTTCGCGCCGAAGATGCCGAGGTTGTTAACCAGGATGTCGAGGTCGCCCACCTCGGCGAACAGCTCCTCAGCGCCGTCACCCGAGGCCAGATCGGCCGCCACGGCGGTCACGTCCGCGCCCGGAACCTCCCGCCGTACCTCGCCCGCGGCTTGCTCGGTCTTCTCCCGGCCACGCCCGTTCACCACCACCGAAGCGCCCGACCGCGCCAACTCGACTGCGATCGCCAGCCCGATCCCTTGGCTGGAACCCGATACCAATGCCCGTCGCCCGGTCAGATCGATGTCCATGGCACCCACTGTGCCCGATGCCCTCGGGCTCAAGCAGCAATCCACGCCTTCCGAACCGCGACCGCAACACCCTGTGCCACCTGAACGACGACGCCGCGTGCCGTGCTCGGTTGGACGCCCGACGGCGGCAGCCCGCGCTCAGCGAACCGGGACGATCGCCGACGCGTCGGCCTCGACGTCGACCGCTCCCTGCCACCCGGGCGGCTCGAACGGAAGCTCGACCGTGGAGCTCAAGGTCACCGTCACCGTCGTACCCGCAACGTCGGCCGACCAGTCGAGCCCGCCGAAACGGTTGCTTGCGTCAACGGAGTCCAGATACTCCGCCGTCAGCCGGCGCGCCTCGTCAGGATCGAGTTGCGCGTTCTCCTTGGTGTTGGGCTGGGTGTAGATCGCCGCCAGCCCGTTGGCCGCGGCCAGCACCGCACCATCGGCAGTCGCATCGAGATCCCGCCGGACCAGGAACACCTTCGAGATGTCGGTCACCACCACGATCATCATCAACACCACCGCGGTGAAGCCGATGATGAGCACCGTCATCTGCCCTTCTTCACCCCGCCCCCGAGCTCTCCTCGGCCGAGCCTTCCTCCGGCGAGCCCTCATCCGTCGCCTTTGGCTTCCCGATAGTCGCCGTACGGCTCGGTGTGCGACGCACTGATGTGAATGGCCGGACGCTCACCACCGAGCGCATCGGGGATGAGCGGCAACGGCACGTCGGCGTCCAGCTCGACGGTCACCGTCGACCCCGGCTCCAGGCACGCGGGACTGCAACTGATCTTCAACTGATCCGACGACAACTCCATCCCCTGGTCCTTCATCGCCAGCCGCGCCGCCTCGAACGCCCGCGACCGCGCATCGTCCTCCGTCAACCCAGCCGGCACGATGATGAACGCCCGCCCCGCCGCCCGGGTAGCCGCGGTCGCCCCGTACGACGCCCGCTGCACGTCGAACACCCCGAGCATCACGTAGATCAGCGGCACCAACAGCAACAACGCCAACCACGAAAACTCCACCACCGCACTACCCCGCTCCCCCCGCCGCTGCACTTTCCCCCGCAACCGCGCGGCCCCCACACTAAGCGCTCCGTACGTCCGCCGGCTGATCATTCGCCCGTCTCCTTGACCGCGTGACCCTCTACGGTGAAGTCGATTCCCGGACCCCACAGACCCAGCGGCGGCATATGCGCCTTCACCACGACCAGTACTCCGGGTTGCCCCTCCACATCGGTTTCCTGCGCCTCAACCGAGTCGATCAACTCGTTGCGCACCACCCCGGTCACCAACTCCCGCGTACGCGCCTCACCATCCCCGGGCCCACGGTTCAGCAGCGCCGCGTAGTGGGCGCCCTCCGAGGCCGCCGCCGTGATCGTGTTTCGCACGTAGAGAAACAACCCCACCTGCAGCACTCCGAGAAACACCGGCACGACCAGCATCGACACCATCACGAAGTCCACCACCGCGGACCCACGCTCATCCCCACGCCACCGAAGCAGGCGCCGAGGACGACGACAGTGCCGCTCACCCGCACACCTCGAACGACGCAGCCGTTGCTGCAATCCACTCTCGCCAAGTTGCCGCTCGCCGCCCCCACCAAGTTGCCGCGATCCGCCCTCGCCGGAGTGCCGCGATGCGCTCCCATCGAGCTTCAGCGATCCGCTCCCACCGGCCGCACAACCTGAGCCGGCGCGCAGTACCGGCTCACCGCCGATCCGGCGCGACAGGGCAGGTCGCAGCGCCACCCGGGGATCTCGCCAGGTGGGCGAACGCGGGGTGGACGGGATCACTTCTTGTTGGCGACCGAGTCCAAGGCCTTCTTGAGCATCGCTTCGAGTTGTTCGGCGGCCAGGGCCCAGATGGCTACCACCAGGCCGGCGGTCATCACGGTGATCAGCACCCAGCCGGGGACGTCGCCGCGTTCCTTGGTGGCTGGTCTGGGCCTGGTCACCAGGGCTACGAACAGTCTGGTCATCAGCAGGGACATGGCATCTCCTCAATTCATCCGGCGATCAGCCGGATCCCGACGGCGCCTGGGTAGAAGGCGAAGGCAATGGTCACCGGGAGCACGAGAAACACCACCGGAATCATCATGGCGACCTCACGGCGGGCGCCCGACTCGATCAGCTCGCGACGGCTCGCTTCCCGGATGTCACCCGCCTGAGCTCGCAGTACGTCGGCCAGCGGCGTCCCGCGCTCGAGCGCGACGGCGAGACCATCGGCGAATCGCGACAGAGCGACCAGGCCGCTGCGGTCGGCCAGTGCATCAAGCGCGCGCACCAACGGGTCACCTGCGCGGGTCTCGGCCAGCACCCGTTGCAGCTCGTCGGCCAGTTCACCGCGGCAGGACCGTGCGACTCGATCGAGCGCGGCGGCGGGGCCTTCGCCTGCGGCTACTGACAGGGCGAGCAACTCGGCGACCGTCGGCAACTCGGCCAGCAGGCGGCGCTCGCGGCGGCTCACTTGG encodes:
- a CDS encoding cellulase family glycosylhydrolase translates to MIRPRWFALVPGVALAATALVTTSASTSTAAPVRYESESAAISQGLVESNHAGFTGSGFVNFDNVAGSSVEYTVTAPAAGQYALTFRYANGTTVNRPVDVTVNNALAADDLGFQGTGAWTAYQTVTTTATLVAGTNKIKTTAVTANGGPNADSLTVDAVQGPGPGATPVSINGQLKVCGVKLCNQYNKPIQLRGMSTHGIQWYANCVKTASLDALATDWNADILRIAMYIQEGGYETNPRKFTDLVHGYIEEATKRGMYALVDWHQLTPGDPNANLANAKTFFTEIAERHKDKKNIIYDIANEPNNVSWAAIKSYAEQMIPVIRAKDSDAVVFVGTHGWGSLGISDGRTEADVINNPINATNFMYTFHFYAASHKTEYFNALSRAADKIPLFITEFGTQTASGDGTNDFTNSQKYLDFLAAKKIGWTNWNFSDDFRSGAVFKEGTCAGNNFTGTSVLKPAGVWIRDRIRTPDDFPTS
- a CDS encoding Tad domain-containing protein, translated to MTVLIIGFTAVVLMMIVVVTDISKVFLVRRDLDATADGAVLAAANGLAAIYTQPNTKENAQLDPDEARRLTAEYLDSVDASNRFGGLDWSADVAGTTVTVTLSSTVELPFEPPGWQGAVDVEADASAIVPVR
- a CDS encoding SDR family NAD(P)-dependent oxidoreductase translates to MDIDLTGRRALVSGSSQGIGLAIAVELARSGASVVVNGRGREKTEQAAGEVRREVPGADVTAVAADLASGDGAEELFAEVGDLDILVNNLGIFGAKPVLEIDDDEWRRYFEVNVLSAVRLIRHYLPGMMERGFGRVMNIASDSAVVTPLEMVHYGVTKTALLAVTRGFAKAAAGTGVTVNSVMAGPTHTPGVEEFVGELVGDDLPWDEAQRQFMKEHRPYSLIQRLIEPPEIGNMVVYLSSGLASATTGGAIRVDGGYIDSILP
- a CDS encoding TadE family protein; amino-acid sequence: MVDFVMVSMLVVPVFLGVLQVGLFLYVRNTITAAASEGAHYAALLNRGPGDGEARTRELVTGVVRNELIDSVEAQETDVEGQPGVLVVVKAHMPPLGLWGPGIDFTVEGHAVKETGE
- a CDS encoding pentapeptide repeat-containing protein, translating into MLRADLRADCGSCFGLCCVALTFAKSADFAIDKAAGEPCPNLDEGFRCGIHQKLRTSGFQGCTVYDCFGAGQKISRAAGKSWREQPGRQMFEALPIMRQLHELLWYLAEALELEQTSAIHPQLRAASDRIEKLTGQPDITSVDLPGERAKVNELLLRTSALVRGKQSRNKERRGADLFGAKLRGADLSAANLRGAYLIAADLRGSDLRRADLIGADLRDARLEGADLTGALFLTQSQVNAARGDAKTKLPSSVTRPPHWAAGSK
- a CDS encoding PQQ-dependent sugar dehydrogenase, which produces MGLTKFFLPAVLIAGLLPATTASPAAAAPVRYQAESATISQGLVESNHAGFTGTGFVNADNVVGSYVQWSVPASAAGQATLTFRFANGTTANRSGDITVNGALVSDELAFNGTGAWTTWQDRVITVNLAAGTNTIRATSTTAAGLPNLDALDVDTAPAPVRGTPQTPTDVTTGLALPWATSFLPDGQSALLTERNSFRVSRVTLNGTRTTVGTVPNSVTTNGEGGLMGVAVSPTWNGTSDQAVYFFHTSNDGGQTQNRIVRMNFNGTALSNRTVIVSGIRSNTFHNGGQLKFGPDGYLYAGTGDAQDTSTSQNNNSLNGKILRFTTSGAAAPGNPFGTLVFSKGHRNPQGLAWDSAGRMWSAELGDTQVDELNLIISGHNYGWPTCQGNCSTPGMDNPKRTWTTAEASPSSLAIVNDTAYVAALRGQRLWRVELNGTSAGATQAYFTNTYGRLRSIVKVPGANTIWISTSNTTNDRLLRSEIR
- the prfB gene encoding peptide chain release factor 2, coding for MAGPDFDADLKQLDATLTSIEKVLDLEGMRREIADLGEQVAAPDLWNDQANAQKVTSKLSRLEADLDRVTTLRGRIDDLDIMVEMGREENDADTLAEAEKEIGSLAKAVQSLEVRTLLSGEYDVREALVTIRSGAGGVDAADFAEMLQRMYLRWAERHGYGTEVYDTSYAEEAGLKSTTFGIKAPYAYGTLSIETGTHRLVRISPFDNQGRRQTSFAAVEVVPVLEQTDEIEIPDEELRIDVYRSSGPGGQSVNTTDSAVRLTHIPTGTVVSCQNEKSQLQNKASAMVILKAKLLALKKAEERAEIDSLRGDVQGSWGDQMRSYVLHPYQMVKDLRTLYESGNTSGVFDGEIDEFIEAGIRWRRTGQTAAEQN